One genomic segment of Musa acuminata AAA Group cultivar baxijiao chromosome BXJ3-3, Cavendish_Baxijiao_AAA, whole genome shotgun sequence includes these proteins:
- the LOC135634257 gene encoding endoglucanase 24-like translates to MGASKYTKGCTGWLIVAVVAVLVVAAVVLTIKQTHHRKALPVPGPPGAIDQKYASALAVALQFFQVQKSGKLVNNKISWRGDSALDDGKEAGLDLSKGMYDSGDHMKFGFPMAYTATVLSWSILEYGDQMSAVKLLESALDALKWITDYFINAHPSDNVLYVQVGDPDIDHKCWERPETMIEKRPLTQVNKSIPGTDVAAETAAAMAAASLVFKTRNVTYSDLLLQHAEKLFTFADSYRGSYSVSFPQVQKYYNSTGYGDELLWAASWLYHATGDQTYLSYVTVQNGNAFADWGRPTWFSWDDKRAGTQVLLSRVNFFGSSQSSNAEMKGLRLYRKTAEAVMCGLLPDSPTATSSRTDGGLVWIDEWNALQHPVAASFLAVVYSDYMLTSRTPEIRCSGKSFTPTDLRNFATSQADYILGNNPMKLSYLVGYGSSYPQQVHHRGASIPANLDTGCKGFKWLTSIAPNPNVATGGLVGGPFKNDSFIDSRNNSMQTEPSTYNSAVLVGLLSGLVTTSSVATSFT, encoded by the exons ATGGGGGCGTCGAAGTACACCAAGGGGTGCACAGGATGGCTGATCGTGGCGGTGGTGGCGGTGCTTGTCGTCGCCGCAGTCGTGCTCACGATCAAGCAGACGCACCACCGAAAGGCGCTTCCAGTTCCCGGGCCGCCAGGGGCCATCGATCAGAAGTATGCTAGTGCGCTCGCCGTGGCTTTGCAATTCTTCCAAGTGCAAAAAT CGGGTAAGTTGGTTAATAACAAGATCTCTTGGAGAGGAGATTCGGCTTTGGATGATGGAAAAGAGGCAGGATTGGACTTATCAAAGGGAATGTATGATTCAGGGGATCACATGAAGTTTGGTTTTCCCATGGCTTATACGGCAACGGTGTTGTCATGGTCAATTCTTGAATACGGGGATCAAATGTCTGCTGTGAAACTGCTGGAGTCAGCTTTAGATGCTCTCAAGTGGATCACTGATTATTTTATCAATGCCCATCCTTCTGACAATGTGCTATATGTGCAG GTGGGAGATCCTGATATAGACCACAAATGTTGGGAAAGGCCAGAAACAATGATAGAGAAGAGGCCTCTTACACAGGTTAACAAAAGTATCCCTGGAACGGATGTGGCTGCCGaaacagctgcagctatggctgcAGCTTCCCTGGTTTTCAAAACTAGAAATGTCACCTATTCAGATTTGCTCCTTCAGCATGCCGAGAAGTTATTTACTTTTGCTGATAGCTATAGAGGTTCCTACAGTGTCAGCTTTCCCCAAGTCCAGAAGTACTACAACTCTACTGGCTATGGCGATGAACTCTTGTGGGCAGCTAGCTGGCTTTATCATGCCACTGGAGATCAAACATATCTAAGTTATGTTACAGTGCAAAATGGGAATGCTTTTGCCGACTGGGGTAGACCAACATGGTTCAGCTGGGATGACAAACGTGCTGGAACTCAG GTTCTTTTGTCCAGAGTAAATTTCTTTGGTTCATCCCAATCCTCAAATGCAGAGATGAAGGGTCTGCGATTGTACAGAAAAACAGCCGAAGCTGTCATGTGTGGCTTGTTACCAGATTCCCCAACGGCCACTTCCAGTAGAACAGATG GTGGATTGGTATGGATAGATGAGTGGAATGCTCTTCAGCATCCTGTTGCTGCTTCATTCTTGGCTGTAGTTTACAGTGACTACATGCTCACTTCCCGAACACCAGAAATCCGGTGCAGTGGAAAATCTTTTACTCCTACCGATCTCCGCAACTTTGCTACATCCCAG GCTGATTATATCTTGGGCAACAACCCAATGAAGCTAAGTTATCTAGTAGGATATGGAAGCAGCTATCCTCAACAGGTTCACCACAGGGGGGCATCGATTCCTGCCAACCTCGACACTGGCTGTAAAGGCTTCAAGTGGCTCACGTCGATTGCGCCAAATCCAAATGTTGCCACAGGAGGACTTGTGGGTGGGCCATTTAAGAACGATTCATTCATCGATAGCCGTAACAACTCCATGCAGACCGAGCCTAGCACTTACAATAGTGCAGTGCTTGTTGGATTGCTATCTGGCCTTGTCACCACCTCTTCTGTGGCCACATCCTTCACCTAA
- the LOC135632977 gene encoding uncharacterized protein LOC135632977 isoform X1: protein MVGSDRDRQRSRDLMRGTSRASRLSPAKRQPIGFSSPTVSNDNVHFNSGDGVDTNASMARWKDKVRTSRWRLNNNDSSGEVGCSRSEGEEANPIRAMLGSITTTSLTSRKTVGLHEKVAEDSDIVDPASVPRKLRSAINKRGSQTSPNEATVTKKKHHCTSNGLQVLHGDGGRRCKQSMLFDSLTKDEEIAVDALCTLSRMPPLCKQPLQEWSRVSDDCQDIDATSGQCLEDIKEEDKNVLQQSTVCEVRTLSFMEKPFKETIKDGYAPSRQPITVCGKPTYDSNCTRTPEPGGHIAPSSENEHPGNTPFRNLMNSSSPSGILPHSCNGIRALQPTQYDDITALPPCKLDMSLQNGDAGSASLGHEVQQAEHGSQSCAKLVYVEGAIPPHAQASSDCAECPELSTITARLASNGIDHPTKKVLIDVKSDTKNCATHVFICNLIKCYQNKGKQRTVSLSSEEPKSRNESNLHATLNNDISGLRSGSNSVTSAATNGSIVERNTHGGRNEIRCSKTFMPAHLSSVSLEVKQKRTCDFLSLSAGGVASTSPNGMQHPGKLVSPFLHAQVPHHSLMPYPFPRVPYGPPYPEKVAPPAATQQAQLQVAHYGGNPFYGLNMDNTIGNIQLQQQRQQQQIWQAHLANYRVPVGVSVLQNEQLRDSSVPMSQRVQASSTLSPSRLQIQGGSNHRPIFQHQHHLLANGSPSSSKVKPHQHQQFGDMH from the exons ATGGTGGGATCAGATAGAGACAGGCAGCGATCGCGAGATTTGATGCGTGGAACAAGCAGGGCGAGTCGTCTCTCGCCCGCTAAGCGACAGCCAATCGGCTTCTCGTCGCCAACCG TTTCAAATGATAATGTCCACTTTAACAGTGGAGATGGAGTAGACACGAATGCGTCGATGGCTAGGTGGAAGGACAAGGTCAGGACTTCAAGGTGGAGATTGAACAACAATGATTCGTCTGGTGAAGTGGGCTGCAGCAGATCGGAAGGTGAGGAGGCTAATCCTATTCGTGCAATGCTTGGTAGTATCACCACCACTAGTCTAACTAGTAGGAAGACAGTTGGGCTCCATGAAAAG GTAGCTGAGGATAGCGATATTGTCGATCCTGCATCTGTGCCAAGGAAATTGAGATCAG CTATCAACAAACGCGGCAGTCAGACATCACCTAATGAAGCAACAGTTACAAAGAAGAAACATCATTGTACTTCTAATGGTCTCCAGGTGCTGCATGGGGATGGCGGAAGGAGGTGCAAACAAAGCATG CTGTTTGACTCACTTACCAAGGATGAAGAGATAGCCGTTGATGCTTTATGTACATTATCTAGAATGCCACCTCTATGCAAGCAACCACTACAGGAATGGAGTAGAGTGTCAGATGATTGTCAGGATATCGATGCAACCTCAGGCCAATGTTTAGAAG ATATAAAAGAGGAGGATAAAAATGTTTTGCAACAAAGCACTGTCTGTGAAGTAAGGACTCTCTCTTTTATGGAAAAGCCATTTAAAGAGACAATAAAGGATGGATATGCTCCTTCCAGACAACCTATCACAGTTTGTGGAAAGCCAACTTATGATTCCAATTGTACTAGAACTCCTGAACCTGGTGGTCACATAGCTCCCTCGTCTGAGAATGAACACCCAGGGAATACTCCTTTCAGAAATCTTATGAATTCTTCAAGCCCTTCAGGAATCTTGCCTCACAGTTGTAATGGAATCAG GGCACTGCAACCGACTCAATATGATGATATAACAGCCCTTCCACCATGCAAATTAGATATGTCACTACAG AACGGAGATGCTGGATCGGCTTCGCTGGGACATGAAGTTCAACAAGCAGAGCATGGGAGTCAAAGTTGTGCAAAACTTGTCTATGTGGAAG GGGCTATTCCACCACATGCCCAGGCCTCAAGCGATTGTGCAGAGTGTCCTGAACTTAGCACTATTACTGCTAGACTTGCTTCAAATGGAATTGACCATCCAACTAAGAAG GTTCTGATCGATGTGAAGTCGGATACAAAAAACTGTGCTACTCATGTATTCATATGCAATCTTATCAAATGCTATCAAAATAAGGGGAAGCAACGGACAGTGTCACTATCGTCTGAGGAACCAAAGTCCAGGAACGAGTCAAATTTGCATGCAACATTAAACAATGATATATCTGGGTTACGAAGTGGATCCAACAGTGTGACATCTGCTGCTACCAATGGTTCTATAGTTGAGAGAAATACACATGGAGGAAGAAATGAAATTCGATGTAGCAAAACATTTATGCCAGCTCACCTGTCTTCAGTCTCATTAGAAGTCAAGCAAAAGCGG ACCTGTGACTTCCTCTCCTTATCAGCTGGTGGTGTTGCTAGTACTTCTCCAAATGGAATGCAACATCCTGGGAAGCTTGTTTCTCCTTTTTTGCATGCTCAGGTTCCACACCATTCTCTCATGCCATATCCTTTCCCTCGTGTACCATATGGCCCACCTTACCCAGAGAAGGTAGCACCACCTGCAGCTACTCAACAG GCACAACTACAAGTAGCACATTACGGAGGCAACCCATTCTATGGACTTAATATGGACAACACTATAGGCAATATACAGCTGCAGCAACAGCGCCAGCAGCAACAGATATGGCAAGCCCATCTTGCAAACTACAGGGTTCCTGTAGGCGTTTCAGTGTTGCAGAACGAGCAACTCCGTGATTCATCTGTTCCCATGTCCCAAAGGGTTCAAGCTTCATCGACTTTGTCTCCTTCCCGTTTGCAAATACAAGGTGGATCCAATCACCGACCTATCTTTCAGCATCAACACCATCTTCTTGCTAATGGTTCCCCATCATCTTCCAAAGTAAAGCCTCATCAACACCAACAATTCGGAGATATGCATTGA
- the LOC135632977 gene encoding uncharacterized protein LOC135632977 isoform X2: MIRLVKWAAADRKVAEDSDIVDPASVPRKLRSAINKRGSQTSPNEATVTKKKHHCTSNGLQVLHGDGGRRCKQSMLFDSLTKDEEIAVDALCTLSRMPPLCKQPLQEWSRVSDDCQDIDATSGQCLEDIKEEDKNVLQQSTVCEVRTLSFMEKPFKETIKDGYAPSRQPITVCGKPTYDSNCTRTPEPGGHIAPSSENEHPGNTPFRNLMNSSSPSGILPHSCNGIRALQPTQYDDITALPPCKLDMSLQNGDAGSASLGHEVQQAEHGSQSCAKLVYVEGAIPPHAQASSDCAECPELSTITARLASNGIDHPTKKVLIDVKSDTKNCATHVFICNLIKCYQNKGKQRTVSLSSEEPKSRNESNLHATLNNDISGLRSGSNSVTSAATNGSIVERNTHGGRNEIRCSKTFMPAHLSSVSLEVKQKRTCDFLSLSAGGVASTSPNGMQHPGKLVSPFLHAQVPHHSLMPYPFPRVPYGPPYPEKVAPPAATQQAQLQVAHYGGNPFYGLNMDNTIGNIQLQQQRQQQQIWQAHLANYRVPVGVSVLQNEQLRDSSVPMSQRVQASSTLSPSRLQIQGGSNHRPIFQHQHHLLANGSPSSSKVKPHQHQQFGDMH; this comes from the exons ATGATTCGTCTGGTGAAGTGGGCTGCAGCAGATCGGAAG GTAGCTGAGGATAGCGATATTGTCGATCCTGCATCTGTGCCAAGGAAATTGAGATCAG CTATCAACAAACGCGGCAGTCAGACATCACCTAATGAAGCAACAGTTACAAAGAAGAAACATCATTGTACTTCTAATGGTCTCCAGGTGCTGCATGGGGATGGCGGAAGGAGGTGCAAACAAAGCATG CTGTTTGACTCACTTACCAAGGATGAAGAGATAGCCGTTGATGCTTTATGTACATTATCTAGAATGCCACCTCTATGCAAGCAACCACTACAGGAATGGAGTAGAGTGTCAGATGATTGTCAGGATATCGATGCAACCTCAGGCCAATGTTTAGAAG ATATAAAAGAGGAGGATAAAAATGTTTTGCAACAAAGCACTGTCTGTGAAGTAAGGACTCTCTCTTTTATGGAAAAGCCATTTAAAGAGACAATAAAGGATGGATATGCTCCTTCCAGACAACCTATCACAGTTTGTGGAAAGCCAACTTATGATTCCAATTGTACTAGAACTCCTGAACCTGGTGGTCACATAGCTCCCTCGTCTGAGAATGAACACCCAGGGAATACTCCTTTCAGAAATCTTATGAATTCTTCAAGCCCTTCAGGAATCTTGCCTCACAGTTGTAATGGAATCAG GGCACTGCAACCGACTCAATATGATGATATAACAGCCCTTCCACCATGCAAATTAGATATGTCACTACAG AACGGAGATGCTGGATCGGCTTCGCTGGGACATGAAGTTCAACAAGCAGAGCATGGGAGTCAAAGTTGTGCAAAACTTGTCTATGTGGAAG GGGCTATTCCACCACATGCCCAGGCCTCAAGCGATTGTGCAGAGTGTCCTGAACTTAGCACTATTACTGCTAGACTTGCTTCAAATGGAATTGACCATCCAACTAAGAAG GTTCTGATCGATGTGAAGTCGGATACAAAAAACTGTGCTACTCATGTATTCATATGCAATCTTATCAAATGCTATCAAAATAAGGGGAAGCAACGGACAGTGTCACTATCGTCTGAGGAACCAAAGTCCAGGAACGAGTCAAATTTGCATGCAACATTAAACAATGATATATCTGGGTTACGAAGTGGATCCAACAGTGTGACATCTGCTGCTACCAATGGTTCTATAGTTGAGAGAAATACACATGGAGGAAGAAATGAAATTCGATGTAGCAAAACATTTATGCCAGCTCACCTGTCTTCAGTCTCATTAGAAGTCAAGCAAAAGCGG ACCTGTGACTTCCTCTCCTTATCAGCTGGTGGTGTTGCTAGTACTTCTCCAAATGGAATGCAACATCCTGGGAAGCTTGTTTCTCCTTTTTTGCATGCTCAGGTTCCACACCATTCTCTCATGCCATATCCTTTCCCTCGTGTACCATATGGCCCACCTTACCCAGAGAAGGTAGCACCACCTGCAGCTACTCAACAG GCACAACTACAAGTAGCACATTACGGAGGCAACCCATTCTATGGACTTAATATGGACAACACTATAGGCAATATACAGCTGCAGCAACAGCGCCAGCAGCAACAGATATGGCAAGCCCATCTTGCAAACTACAGGGTTCCTGTAGGCGTTTCAGTGTTGCAGAACGAGCAACTCCGTGATTCATCTGTTCCCATGTCCCAAAGGGTTCAAGCTTCATCGACTTTGTCTCCTTCCCGTTTGCAAATACAAGGTGGATCCAATCACCGACCTATCTTTCAGCATCAACACCATCTTCTTGCTAATGGTTCCCCATCATCTTCCAAAGTAAAGCCTCATCAACACCAACAATTCGGAGATATGCATTGA
- the LOC135634004 gene encoding acyl-CoA-binding domain-containing protein 3-like isoform X2 has translation MGTMEFFEELLLTALISVLLAFLIGKFVASAAVKPEAVPLARVLGPGMDSDPIEEEEEETEKSERKSSSGNGAGSDRPKTGVFEVVEERLLEERPERSDEVSGFDLNRENIADKLFSEVDLTRSEESSSKKEKVDNEVEIGRINDDSRRQQGGSVKGKEDGKKAVEKVVKLGREDAVDKEDGGEVGSLLHGEDEWEGIERSELEMLFGVASEFVGSKKGGDAVSKLSNEVQMQMYGLHKVATEGPCHEPQPMALKVSARAKWNAWQKLGNMDPEAAMGQYISLLNESIPGWTAEKYGEEAKGHVGSDPRVVEASRIGQLDSKFSQSNSEIEVLVEDSSAIEGVADDVNTGVKLSKQGLTKIFLFNLVSPPRVAF, from the exons ATGGGGACGATGGAGTTCTTCGAAGAGCTTCTCCTGACCGCTCTCATCTCCGTCCTCCTCGCCTTCCTCATCGGTAAGTTCGTCGCCTCCGCCGCCGTTAAGCCGGAGGCCGTTCCACTCGCTCGGGTTTTGGGTCCAGGGATGGACTCGGATccgatcgaggaggaggaggaggagacagaGAAGTCGGagaggaagtcgtctagtggcaacgGAGCCGGATCTGATCGCCCGAAGACCGGGGTCTTCGAAGTCGTAGAGGAAAGATTGCTTGAAGAGAGACCGGAGAGGAGCGACGAGGTTAGTGGATTCGACCTTAATAGAGAAAATATCGCTGATAAGCTCTTTTCCGAAGTTGACCTTACTAGGTCTGAAGAATCATCTTCGAAGAAAGAGAAAGTGGATAATGAAGTGGAGATCGGAAGAATTAATGATGATTCCCGGAGGCAACAAGGGGGATCAGTCAAGGGTAAAGAGGATGGGAAAAAGGCGGTGGAGAAAGTCGTGAAATTGGGCAGAGAAGACGCGGTAGACAAGGAAGACGGAGGCGAGGTAGGATCGTTGCTTCATGGAGAGGATGAGTGGGAGGGGATCGAGAGAAGCGAGCTGGAGATGTTATTTGGAGTTGCAAGCGAGTTCGTCGGTAGCAAGAAAGGTGGGGATGCAGTGTCCAAACTGAGCAATGAGGTGCAAATGCAGATGTACGGGCTGCATAAGGTTGCGACCGAGGGTCCGTGCCATGAGCCACAACCCATGGCTTTGAAGGTTTCTGCCCGTGCCAAATG GAATGCTTGGCAAAAACTGGGGAATATGGATCCAGAAGCTGCTATGGGACAGTATATCAGTCTTCTAAATGAAAGCATTCCTGGATGGACAGCAGAGAAGTATGGG GAGGAAGCCAAAGGTCATGTTGGCAGTGATCCTCGGGTAGTAGAGGCATCCAGAATAGGCCAGCTCGATTCAAAGTTTTCTCAATCTAATTCTGAAATTGAAGT TTTGGTAGAAGATTCTTCTGCCATTGAAGGTGTCGCTGATGATGTAAATACTGGTGTCAAACTTTCCAAACAAG GACTGACAAAGATATTCCTTTTCAACCTGGTCTCACCGCCACGAGTGGCATTCTGA
- the LOC135634004 gene encoding acyl-CoA-binding domain-containing protein 3-like isoform X1, protein MGTMEFFEELLLTALISVLLAFLIGKFVASAAVKPEAVPLARVLGPGMDSDPIEEEEEETEKSERKSSSGNGAGSDRPKTGVFEVVEERLLEERPERSDEVSGFDLNRENIADKLFSEVDLTRSEESSSKKEKVDNEVEIGRINDDSRRQQGGSVKGKEDGKKAVEKVVKLGREDAVDKEDGGEVGSLLHGEDEWEGIERSELEMLFGVASEFVGSKKGGDAVSKLSNEVQMQMYGLHKVATEGPCHEPQPMALKVSARAKWNAWQKLGNMDPEAAMGQYISLLNESIPGWTAEKYGEEAKGHVGSDPRVVEASRIGQLDSKFSQSNSEIEVLVEDSSAIEGVADDVNTGVKLSKQVFYMFAVSNWISVDLTGLTKIFLFNLVSPPRVAF, encoded by the exons ATGGGGACGATGGAGTTCTTCGAAGAGCTTCTCCTGACCGCTCTCATCTCCGTCCTCCTCGCCTTCCTCATCGGTAAGTTCGTCGCCTCCGCCGCCGTTAAGCCGGAGGCCGTTCCACTCGCTCGGGTTTTGGGTCCAGGGATGGACTCGGATccgatcgaggaggaggaggaggagacagaGAAGTCGGagaggaagtcgtctagtggcaacgGAGCCGGATCTGATCGCCCGAAGACCGGGGTCTTCGAAGTCGTAGAGGAAAGATTGCTTGAAGAGAGACCGGAGAGGAGCGACGAGGTTAGTGGATTCGACCTTAATAGAGAAAATATCGCTGATAAGCTCTTTTCCGAAGTTGACCTTACTAGGTCTGAAGAATCATCTTCGAAGAAAGAGAAAGTGGATAATGAAGTGGAGATCGGAAGAATTAATGATGATTCCCGGAGGCAACAAGGGGGATCAGTCAAGGGTAAAGAGGATGGGAAAAAGGCGGTGGAGAAAGTCGTGAAATTGGGCAGAGAAGACGCGGTAGACAAGGAAGACGGAGGCGAGGTAGGATCGTTGCTTCATGGAGAGGATGAGTGGGAGGGGATCGAGAGAAGCGAGCTGGAGATGTTATTTGGAGTTGCAAGCGAGTTCGTCGGTAGCAAGAAAGGTGGGGATGCAGTGTCCAAACTGAGCAATGAGGTGCAAATGCAGATGTACGGGCTGCATAAGGTTGCGACCGAGGGTCCGTGCCATGAGCCACAACCCATGGCTTTGAAGGTTTCTGCCCGTGCCAAATG GAATGCTTGGCAAAAACTGGGGAATATGGATCCAGAAGCTGCTATGGGACAGTATATCAGTCTTCTAAATGAAAGCATTCCTGGATGGACAGCAGAGAAGTATGGG GAGGAAGCCAAAGGTCATGTTGGCAGTGATCCTCGGGTAGTAGAGGCATCCAGAATAGGCCAGCTCGATTCAAAGTTTTCTCAATCTAATTCTGAAATTGAAGT TTTGGTAGAAGATTCTTCTGCCATTGAAGGTGTCGCTGATGATGTAAATACTGGTGTCAAACTTTCCAAACAAG TCTTCTATATGTTTGCAGTCTCTAATTGGATAAGCGTGGACCTAACAGGACTGACAAAGATATTCCTTTTCAACCTGGTCTCACCGCCACGAGTGGCATTCTGA